Proteins from one Deinococcus sedimenti genomic window:
- the ureG gene encoding urease accessory protein UreG, producing MTHPPTPSPLRIGVGGPVGSGKTALLEALCRALRDRYDLAVITNDIYTFEDQRILTAAAALPADRIRGVQTGGCPHTAIREDTSLNQEAAEALSAAYPGLDLLFIESGGDNLASSFSPELVDAWMFVLDVSGGEKVPRKGGPGVRASDLLVINKTDLAPMVGADLRVMDADARAGRTVAGQVRPFVFTNLRTGQGLSDVIAWIEHDLLFRDVPPPRTGLPENP from the coding sequence ATGACGCATCCCCCGACCCCCTCTCCCCTGCGCATCGGCGTGGGCGGCCCGGTCGGCAGTGGCAAGACCGCGCTGCTCGAAGCGCTGTGCCGCGCCCTGAGAGACCGCTACGACCTGGCCGTCATCACCAACGACATCTACACCTTCGAGGATCAGCGCATCCTGACCGCCGCGGCGGCCCTGCCGGCCGACCGCATCCGGGGCGTGCAGACCGGCGGCTGCCCCCACACCGCGATCCGCGAGGACACCTCCCTCAACCAGGAGGCCGCCGAGGCCCTCAGCGCGGCCTACCCCGGCCTGGACCTGCTGTTCATCGAGTCTGGCGGGGATAATCTGGCGTCCTCGTTCTCCCCGGAGCTGGTGGACGCGTGGATGTTCGTGCTGGACGTGTCCGGCGGCGAGAAGGTCCCGCGCAAGGGCGGGCCGGGCGTGCGGGCCAGCGACCTGCTGGTGATCAACAAGACCGACCTCGCGCCGATGGTGGGCGCCGACCTGCGCGTCATGGACGCCGACGCCCGCGCCGGACGGACCGTGGCGGGTCAGGTGCGTCCCTTCGTGTTCACCAACCTCCGGACCGGGCAGGGCCTGAGCGACGTGATCGCCTGGATCGAGCACGACCTGCTGTTCCGCGACGTGCCCCCACCCCGCACCGGCCTGCCGGAGAACCCCTGA
- a CDS encoding ABC transporter substrate-binding protein, whose translation MKKALLLSILALSSLAAAEVRVGVIVSSTGPAASLGIPEKNTVALLPQTIAGQQIVYTILDDASDTTAAVTNTRKLIQDNKVDLIIGTTTTPASLAMIDVVAEAKVPMISLAASEGIIKPVDAKRSWVFKTPQTDALMAAAIVQHMVQNKVKTIGYIGFNDAYGEGWANELKKNAAARGLKIIAEERYSRSDTSVTGQVLKLAAARPDAILIGASGVPAVLPQKALKDRGYAGKIYQTHGVANADFLRVGGRDVEGAILPAGPVLVADQLPSTNPTRKVGLAYMNLYEAKYGKDSVSTFGAHMWDAGLLMQKAIPAALKKAKPGTAAFREALRDALEGTRNVIGAHGIFNLSATDHLGLDARSRVMVQVVDGTWKLLPTR comes from the coding sequence ATGAAAAAGGCACTGCTGCTGAGCATTCTGGCCCTGTCGTCCCTCGCTGCCGCCGAAGTCCGGGTGGGCGTGATCGTCTCCTCGACCGGCCCCGCCGCCAGCCTCGGTATTCCCGAGAAGAACACCGTGGCGCTGCTGCCGCAGACCATCGCCGGGCAGCAGATCGTGTACACGATCCTCGACGACGCCTCCGACACCACCGCCGCGGTCACCAACACCCGCAAACTCATCCAGGACAACAAGGTGGACCTGATCATCGGCACGACCACCACCCCCGCCTCGCTGGCCATGATCGACGTGGTCGCCGAGGCGAAGGTCCCCATGATCAGCCTCGCGGCCAGTGAAGGGATCATCAAACCCGTGGACGCCAAGCGCAGCTGGGTGTTCAAGACCCCGCAGACCGACGCGCTGATGGCCGCCGCCATCGTGCAGCACATGGTGCAGAACAAGGTCAAGACGATCGGCTACATCGGCTTCAACGACGCGTACGGGGAAGGCTGGGCGAACGAACTCAAGAAGAACGCCGCCGCGCGCGGACTGAAGATCATCGCCGAGGAACGCTACAGCCGCAGCGACACCAGCGTCACCGGACAGGTCCTGAAACTCGCGGCCGCCCGCCCCGACGCCATCCTGATCGGCGCGTCCGGCGTGCCGGCCGTGCTGCCCCAGAAGGCCCTCAAGGACCGCGGGTACGCGGGCAAGATCTACCAGACGCACGGCGTGGCGAACGCCGACTTCCTGCGCGTCGGCGGACGCGACGTGGAAGGCGCGATCCTGCCGGCCGGACCGGTCCTGGTGGCCGATCAGCTGCCCAGCACCAACCCCACCCGCAAGGTCGGCCTGGCCTACATGAACCTGTACGAGGCGAAGTACGGCAAGGACAGCGTCAGCACCTTCGGCGCGCACATGTGGGACGCGGGCCTGCTGATGCAGAAGGCCATTCCGGCCGCCCTGAAAAAAGCCAAGCCCGGCACCGCGGCGTTCCGGGAGGCGCTGCGTGACGCGCTCGAAGGCACGCGTAACGTCATCGGCGCGCACGGCATCTTCAACCTGTCCGCCACCGACCACCTGGGCCTGGACGCCCGCAGCCGCGTGATGGTGCAGGTCGTGGACGGCACCTGGAAACTGCTGCCCACCCGCTGA
- a CDS encoding acyl-CoA dehydrogenase family protein gives MFDDFAVHDLLTPDERLVRESVRAFCDAELLPHVADWWDSGALPVRDVMRRFGQMGLLGPTTPEAYGGAGVTYSAYGAMMYELERVDSGLRSAASVQGSLVMHPIHAFGSDEQRQRWLPGLASGTLIGCFGLTEPDGGSDPGAMRTRARTDGDHVVLNGSKMWITNSPEADVAVVWAKDDADVVRGYLVPTDTPGFSAPPIHRKQSLRASVTGEIVLNDCRVPRDHVLPGSHGLKSPLSCLTSARFGIAWGAMGALEAVLTATLDYTGSRVTFGQPIAARQLVQDKLVRMATDHSLGLLLAWRLGQLKDAGRMNYAQVSYAKRNNVRVALQGARLARELHGGNGITTEYPVIRHMLNLETVDTYEGTHDIHTLIVGRHLTGLSALG, from the coding sequence ATGTTTGACGACTTCGCCGTGCATGACCTGCTGACACCCGATGAACGCCTCGTGCGCGAGAGTGTCCGGGCGTTCTGCGACGCGGAGCTGCTGCCCCACGTGGCCGACTGGTGGGACAGCGGCGCGCTGCCGGTCCGGGACGTGATGCGCCGCTTCGGGCAGATGGGTCTGCTCGGGCCGACCACGCCCGAGGCGTACGGCGGGGCTGGCGTCACGTACAGCGCCTACGGCGCGATGATGTACGAACTCGAACGGGTGGACAGTGGCCTGCGCAGCGCCGCCAGCGTGCAGGGCAGTCTGGTCATGCACCCCATCCACGCGTTCGGCAGTGACGAGCAGCGGCAGCGCTGGCTGCCCGGCCTGGCCAGCGGCACCCTGATCGGCTGCTTCGGCCTGACCGAACCGGACGGCGGCAGTGACCCCGGCGCGATGCGCACCCGCGCGCGGACCGACGGGGATCACGTCGTGCTGAACGGCTCGAAAATGTGGATCACCAACAGCCCCGAGGCGGACGTGGCCGTCGTGTGGGCCAAGGACGACGCAGACGTCGTGCGGGGTTACCTCGTGCCGACCGACACGCCCGGCTTCAGCGCGCCGCCCATTCACCGCAAGCAGAGCCTGCGGGCCAGCGTCACCGGCGAGATCGTCCTGAACGACTGCCGCGTCCCGCGCGACCACGTCCTGCCGGGCAGTCACGGGCTGAAAAGTCCCCTGTCGTGCCTGACGTCCGCCCGGTTCGGCATCGCGTGGGGCGCCATGGGCGCGCTCGAAGCGGTCCTGACCGCCACGCTGGACTACACGGGCAGCCGGGTGACGTTCGGGCAGCCGATCGCGGCGCGGCAGCTGGTGCAGGACAAACTGGTGCGCATGGCCACCGATCACAGCCTCGGGCTGCTGCTCGCCTGGCGGCTCGGGCAGCTCAAGGACGCCGGACGCATGAACTACGCGCAGGTCAGCTACGCCAAGCGCAACAACGTCCGCGTGGCGCTGCAGGGCGCGCGCCTCGCCCGGGAACTGCACGGCGGCAACGGCATCACCACCGAGTACCCCGTCATCCGGCACATGCTGAACCTCGAAACGGTGGACACCTACGAGGGCACGCACGACATTCACACGCTGATCGTCGGGCGTCACCTCACGGGCCTCAGCGCGCTGGGCTAG
- a CDS encoding urease accessory protein UreF, whose amino-acid sequence MSLLRLLQLADTAFPAGAYAFSDGLETLTQRGEVRTPGDLTAFLAGQLTHGWGAQDASACALSWGADRGTLAELDDLLDDLKLVPGLRASSTRVGANLRRAATHLWPDVVATLPTTRHHATTFGVLGHALCTPRADTVTAFVSGWLLGRATSATRLMRLGGLDAQRCAAHCEPAAQACIHAALRATPDDLCTFTPHLDVAASEQPALDARLFQT is encoded by the coding sequence ATGAGCCTGCTGCGGCTGCTGCAGCTGGCCGACACGGCCTTTCCGGCCGGTGCCTACGCGTTCAGTGACGGTCTGGAAACCCTGACGCAGCGCGGCGAGGTGCGCACGCCCGGCGACCTGACGGCGTTTCTGGCGGGGCAACTGACGCACGGCTGGGGGGCGCAGGACGCGTCAGCCTGTGCGCTGTCGTGGGGCGCCGACCGCGGCACGCTGGCGGAATTGGACGACCTCCTGGACGACCTGAAGCTCGTGCCGGGGCTGCGCGCGTCGAGCACGCGGGTCGGCGCGAACCTGCGCCGCGCCGCCACGCACCTCTGGCCGGACGTCGTGGCGACCCTGCCCACCACACGGCACCACGCGACCACTTTCGGCGTACTCGGGCACGCCCTCTGCACGCCGCGCGCGGACACCGTCACGGCGTTCGTGAGCGGCTGGCTGCTGGGCCGCGCCACGTCCGCCACGCGCCTGATGCGCCTGGGCGGGCTGGACGCCCAGCGCTGCGCCGCCCACTGTGAACCGGCCGCGCAGGCGTGCATCCACGCGGCGCTGCGCGCCACACCGGACGACCTCTGCACGTTCACCCCGCACCTCGACGTGGCCGCCAGCGAGCAGCCCGCCCTGGACGCGCGGCTGTTCCAGACGTAG
- a CDS encoding urease accessory protein UreD, which yields MRAGRTALLRDTQKAPLMVIRPFPLPCGTLMVFIVNPTGGVLGGDHAEIRVTVDADARVLILTQSATRVQPSPDRRPATQDVHFTVATGARLEFHPERTIPFAGSAFAQTLTADLEDGAQFGLTETLASGRVQTGERLAFHSVESRVQVRVAGRRVYLDRQRLIPGLDAGAPGVWGGHDYQASGVFVGGAPPASLPGVPGRLASGVSAGGAVWLRGVARRGPDLDAALHAAREELRLALWGAAPLRVRR from the coding sequence GTGCGGGCCGGGCGCACCGCCCTGCTGCGCGACACGCAGAAGGCCCCGCTGATGGTGATCCGCCCGTTTCCCCTGCCGTGCGGCACGCTGATGGTCTTCATCGTGAATCCCACCGGTGGCGTGCTGGGCGGCGACCACGCGGAAATCCGCGTCACGGTCGACGCGGACGCGCGGGTGCTGATCCTCACGCAGTCCGCCACGCGCGTGCAGCCGTCACCGGACCGGCGCCCCGCCACGCAGGACGTGCACTTCACCGTGGCCACCGGCGCGCGGCTGGAATTCCACCCGGAGCGCACGATTCCGTTCGCTGGCAGCGCCTTCGCGCAGACCCTGACGGCGGACCTCGAGGACGGCGCGCAGTTCGGGCTGACGGAGACGCTCGCGTCGGGACGCGTGCAGACCGGCGAGCGGCTGGCCTTTCACTCGGTCGAGAGCCGCGTGCAGGTGCGGGTCGCGGGCCGCCGGGTGTACCTCGACCGGCAGCGCCTCATCCCGGGCCTGGACGCCGGTGCGCCCGGCGTGTGGGGCGGGCACGACTACCAGGCGTCGGGCGTGTTCGTCGGGGGCGCCCCGCCGGCCTCACTGCCGGGCGTGCCCGGCCGGCTCGCCTCGGGCGTCTCGGCGGGCGGGGCAGTCTGGCTGCGGGGCGTGGCGCGGCGCGGCCCGGACCTGGACGCCGCGCTGCACGCCGCCCGCGAGGAACTGCGCCTCGCGCTGTGGGGCGCCGCACCCCTGCGCGTACGCCGCTGA
- a CDS encoding urease accessory protein UreE — MTRLTGLRRPLLPAATAPGGPGSAAVPVPVPVPMTAVDRRRVRRRLTAPDGVELRLAYPTGTVLTPGTCLHEQAGVQYVVVAAPEDVAVIHPRTLAEAAALGHAVGNLHRDLVTDGPAFLALWDAPLELLLTRLGVPFARDFRAFHGRPSWEHAG; from the coding sequence GTGACCCGCCTGACCGGGCTGCGCCGCCCGCTGCTGCCCGCAGCCACCGCACCCGGCGGCCCCGGCAGCGCGGCCGTGCCAGTGCCGGTGCCGGTGCCGATGACGGCCGTGGATCGCCGCCGGGTGCGCCGCCGCCTGACGGCGCCCGACGGCGTGGAATTGCGCCTGGCCTACCCGACCGGCACGGTCCTGACGCCGGGCACGTGCCTGCACGAGCAGGCGGGCGTGCAGTACGTGGTGGTGGCCGCCCCGGAGGACGTCGCGGTGATTCACCCCCGGACCCTGGCGGAGGCGGCGGCACTGGGCCACGCGGTCGGGAATCTGCACCGGGACCTCGTGACGGACGGCCCGGCATTCCTGGCGCTGTGGGACGCGCCGCTGGAACTGCTGCTCACGCGGCTGGGCGTGCCGTTCGCGCGGGACTTCCGCGCCTTTCACGGCCGTCCCAGCTGGGAGCACGCGGGATGA
- the hypB gene encoding hydrogenase nickel incorporation protein HypB, protein MTTPRIVTVRQHILKSNDHTAAQNRSAFAAAGVRAINLASSPGAGKTALLERTLRDLSAHLRMAVAVGDLATENDAARLRQQGAQAEQIVTGTVCHLDAAMVQAVLPRFDLRDLDVLFLENVGNLVCPSSYDLGEAARAVLISTTEGEDKPLKYPTMFNTADVVVITKMDLADAVGFDRDLCREAIDRARPGVPVIELSSRSGAGLDAWFAFVRGEPT, encoded by the coding sequence ATGACCACACCCCGCATCGTGACCGTGCGGCAGCACATCCTGAAATCGAACGATCACACCGCCGCGCAGAACCGCTCCGCGTTCGCGGCGGCCGGCGTGCGGGCCATCAACCTGGCGAGCAGTCCGGGCGCCGGGAAGACCGCGCTGCTGGAACGGACCCTGCGCGACCTGTCCGCCCACCTGCGCATGGCGGTCGCGGTGGGAGACCTGGCGACCGAGAACGACGCGGCGCGGCTGCGCCAGCAGGGCGCGCAGGCCGAGCAGATCGTGACGGGCACCGTGTGCCACCTGGACGCGGCCATGGTGCAGGCGGTGCTGCCCCGCTTCGACCTGCGGGACCTGGACGTGCTGTTTCTCGAGAACGTCGGGAATCTGGTGTGCCCCAGCTCGTACGATCTGGGCGAGGCGGCCCGCGCGGTGCTGATCAGCACGACCGAGGGGGAGGACAAGCCGCTCAAGTACCCGACGATGTTCAACACGGCGGACGTGGTGGTAATCACGAAGATGGACCTGGCGGACGCGGTGGGGTTCGACCGGGACCTGTGCCGGGAGGCCATCGACCGCGCGCGGCCCGGCGTGCCGGTGATCGAACTCAGCAGCCGCAGCGGCGCGGGCCTGGACGCGTGGTTCGCATTCGTGCGGGGCGAGCCGACGTGA
- a CDS encoding branched-chain amino acid ABC transporter permease, with amino-acid sequence MQIFDPSIFPILAADGLTNGAVYALLSLALVLVFAVTRVIFIPLGEFVVFGTLTLASFQLGKVPGTLTLLLILLALAAVMEAAGQLRRRQGARAARTLLAAGALAAALWGLAHWIVPLKPPLITQVLLTLAVVAPLGPLLYRTVYQPLQNATVLVLLIASVALHLALTGLALVFFGPEGSRTPPFAPGNVTVGQVTLSWQSLLVILVSALLMLALYFFFERTMAGKALRATAVNRLGARLVGISPSSAGTLTFTLAALIGALGGMLIGPSVAMTYDSGFLIGLKGFVGAIIGGLVSYPLAAAGALLVGLIESFASFSLSGWKEVIVFTLILPVLLWRSVITRHTPEDEE; translated from the coding sequence ATGCAAATATTTGACCCGAGTATCTTTCCCATCCTGGCCGCCGACGGCCTGACCAACGGGGCCGTGTACGCCCTGCTGTCCCTGGCGCTGGTGCTGGTGTTCGCGGTGACCCGCGTGATCTTCATTCCCCTGGGTGAATTCGTCGTGTTCGGCACCCTCACGCTGGCCTCGTTCCAGCTGGGCAAGGTGCCCGGCACGCTGACGCTGCTGCTGATCCTGCTGGCCCTCGCGGCGGTCATGGAAGCGGCGGGGCAGCTGCGCCGGCGCCAGGGGGCCCGCGCGGCGCGGACCCTGCTGGCGGCTGGCGCGCTGGCCGCCGCCCTGTGGGGCCTGGCGCACTGGATCGTGCCGCTCAAGCCCCCGCTGATCACGCAGGTGCTGCTGACCCTGGCGGTCGTGGCGCCCCTGGGGCCGCTGCTGTACCGCACGGTGTACCAGCCGCTGCAGAACGCGACGGTGCTGGTGCTGCTGATCGCGTCGGTGGCGCTGCACCTGGCCCTGACCGGCCTGGCGCTGGTGTTCTTCGGTCCGGAAGGGTCCCGCACGCCGCCGTTCGCGCCGGGCAACGTCACGGTCGGGCAGGTCACGCTCAGCTGGCAGAGCCTGCTGGTGATCCTCGTCTCGGCGCTGCTGATGCTGGCGCTGTACTTCTTCTTCGAGCGGACCATGGCCGGCAAGGCGCTGCGCGCCACGGCCGTCAACCGCCTGGGCGCCCGGCTGGTGGGCATCAGTCCGTCCTCGGCGGGCACGCTGACGTTCACGCTGGCCGCCCTGATCGGCGCGCTGGGCGGCATGCTGATCGGTCCGTCCGTGGCCATGACCTACGACAGCGGCTTCCTGATTGGCCTCAAGGGCTTTGTCGGGGCGATCATCGGCGGACTGGTGAGCTACCCGCTGGCGGCCGCCGGGGCACTGCTGGTCGGATTGATCGAGAGTTTCGCGTCGTTCAGCCTGTCCGGCTGGAAGGAAGTCATCGTGTTCACCCTGATCCTGCCGGTGCTGCTGTGGCGGTCGGTGATCACGCGCCACACCCCCGAGGACGAGGAATGA
- a CDS encoding GGDEF domain-containing protein yields the protein MAPSSPPTSGDLDALRQLTRQVAHGALQHDQVAGLLADVAERLAALGGALTPPGQAGVPVTVREQEVARLALPSPDPAVPAALDDLALLLTPLIGLLRGRELARHLAELNNWMVRQDDPQVAFGRVRDLLRDLGAQHVTLVPQPLASPGDGLILPLAGRYRARQALQVQPVPAWTAEEHRTAAAAARQFALLLERVAAENRLETLLHLQRQLGSVAAEALYAPLLDAAVRLVPGAQGGSLLVRQGDSFRFAAVAGYPFAALQDVTFAWQETRDVWYGLGEAAWQGGAPRVLDQVGLHRHGRGYSMDGRRVQDLLPQVLHLQSGLAVPVLVEDDVYALINLDAFDDPAAFDGDATRIAQAFGSMASLLIHEARRRDLMTRLARTDDLTGLGNRRALNEHLAAAAQLTRDGEALSLLVMDLRGFKRINDELGHAAGDEALRQVAELLRRELPGTDLLFRWGGDEFAAILSGTPPDAALQAAQRITGALGALRIGDLPLRANIGVSSLGSGDNAEQLLARADAAMYAARDRGAAVAESASEPAGP from the coding sequence GTGGCCCCGTCGTCTCCTCCCACCAGCGGTGACCTGGACGCCCTGCGGCAGCTGACGCGGCAGGTGGCGCACGGCGCCCTGCAACACGATCAGGTCGCCGGTCTACTGGCCGACGTTGCCGAGCGGCTGGCGGCGCTGGGCGGCGCCCTGACCCCCCCGGGTCAGGCGGGCGTGCCGGTGACGGTGCGGGAGCAGGAGGTCGCGCGCCTGGCCCTGCCGTCACCGGACCCGGCTGTCCCGGCGGCCCTGGACGACCTGGCGCTGCTCCTGACGCCCCTGATCGGCCTGCTGCGCGGCCGTGAGCTGGCGCGTCACTTGGCCGAGCTGAACAACTGGATGGTCCGTCAGGACGATCCGCAGGTGGCGTTCGGCCGGGTGCGGGACCTGCTGCGCGACCTCGGGGCGCAGCATGTGACCCTGGTCCCGCAGCCGCTCGCGTCGCCCGGCGACGGGCTGATCCTGCCCCTGGCGGGGCGGTACCGCGCGCGTCAGGCGCTGCAGGTGCAGCCGGTCCCGGCGTGGACGGCCGAGGAGCACCGCACGGCCGCCGCCGCCGCCCGGCAGTTCGCCCTGCTGCTGGAACGGGTCGCGGCAGAAAACCGCCTGGAGACCCTGCTGCACCTGCAACGGCAGCTGGGCAGCGTGGCGGCCGAGGCGCTGTACGCGCCGCTGCTGGACGCTGCGGTGCGCCTAGTGCCAGGCGCGCAGGGCGGCAGCCTGCTGGTCCGTCAGGGGGACTCGTTCCGGTTCGCGGCGGTGGCCGGCTACCCGTTCGCGGCGCTGCAGGACGTCACGTTCGCGTGGCAGGAGACCCGGGACGTCTGGTACGGCCTGGGCGAGGCGGCCTGGCAAGGCGGCGCGCCGCGGGTGCTGGACCAGGTCGGCCTGCACCGGCACGGGCGGGGGTACAGCATGGACGGGCGGCGCGTGCAGGACCTGCTGCCACAGGTCCTGCACCTGCAGAGCGGGCTGGCCGTTCCGGTGCTGGTGGAGGACGACGTGTACGCCCTGATCAACCTCGACGCGTTCGACGACCCGGCGGCGTTCGACGGGGACGCCACCCGCATCGCCCAGGCATTCGGGAGCATGGCGTCCCTGCTGATCCACGAGGCGCGGCGGCGGGACCTGATGACCCGGCTGGCGCGGACGGACGACCTCACCGGACTGGGCAACCGCCGGGCGCTGAACGAGCACCTCGCGGCGGCCGCGCAACTGACCCGCGACGGCGAGGCCCTGTCGCTGCTGGTGATGGACCTGCGGGGCTTCAAACGCATCAACGACGAGCTGGGGCACGCGGCCGGGGACGAGGCGCTGCGGCAGGTGGCGGAGCTGCTGCGCCGCGAACTGCCCGGCACCGACCTGCTGTTCCGCTGGGGCGGTGACGAGTTCGCGGCCATCCTGTCCGGCACGCCGCCCGACGCGGCGCTGCAGGCCGCGCAGCGGATCACCGGCGCGCTGGGCGCCCTGCGGATCGGTGATCTGCCGCTGCGCGCGAACATCGGGGTGTCCAGCCTGGGGTCCGGGGACAACGCCGAGCAGCTGCTGGCCCGCGCGGACGCCGCGATGTACGCCGCGCGCGACCGGGGCGCGGCGGTGGCCGAATCGGCGAGCGAACCGGCCGGTCCCTGA
- a CDS encoding cyclase family protein: protein MLPSPRARLIDLSAPLSNATSDFEPNPHRITYVDHAQAAEQARALLGLPGPVMDRVLARGHVWSVENVTLSTHSGTHVDAPYHYGPRMADGSAPLTIDQVPLEWCWGRGVRLDLRHRPAGAGITAADVQAALDAAGHVLAEGDVVLTLTGASAHYHEAGYEQRHAGYTRDGLAWLVDRGVRLIGIDAWGIDRPFGPLIQDAAAGRAEFWEAHFYGLERPYLQIEKLCNLEALPATGFTVMAFPVKVEGASAGWARVVAFVDGSPQD, encoded by the coding sequence ATGCTGCCCTCACCCCGCGCCCGCCTGATCGACCTGTCCGCGCCGCTGAGCAACGCCACGAGCGACTTCGAACCCAACCCGCACCGCATCACGTACGTGGATCACGCGCAGGCCGCCGAGCAGGCCCGCGCGCTGCTGGGGCTGCCCGGCCCGGTGATGGACCGCGTGCTGGCGCGCGGCCACGTCTGGAGCGTCGAGAACGTCACGCTGAGCACGCACAGCGGCACCCACGTGGACGCCCCGTACCATTACGGGCCGCGCATGGCCGACGGCAGCGCCCCCCTGACGATCGATCAGGTGCCGCTCGAGTGGTGCTGGGGCCGCGGCGTGCGCCTCGACCTGCGGCACCGACCAGCCGGCGCGGGCATCACGGCAGCGGACGTGCAGGCCGCGCTGGACGCCGCCGGACATGTCCTGGCCGAGGGCGACGTGGTCCTGACCCTCACCGGGGCGAGCGCCCACTACCACGAGGCCGGGTACGAGCAGCGGCACGCCGGGTACACCCGGGACGGCCTGGCGTGGCTGGTGGACCGCGGCGTGCGCCTGATCGGCATCGACGCGTGGGGCATCGACCGGCCGTTCGGCCCGCTGATTCAGGACGCCGCTGCGGGACGCGCGGAGTTCTGGGAAGCGCACTTCTACGGCCTGGAACGGCCGTACCTGCAGATCGAGAAGCTCTGCAACCTCGAGGCCCTGCCAGCCACGGGCTTCACCGTCATGGCGTTTCCCGTGAAGGTCGAGGGCGCCAGCGCCGGATGGGCGCGGGTGGTGGCGTTCGTGGACGGCAGCCCGCAGGACTGA